TGAGACAGTAGTTGGTGAACCGCGGCTTGAACAGGTCGAACAGCTCGAAGCGCTCGGACAGTTCCGGGAACCGGTCGTGGTACGACTCGACGGCCGACCGGACCTGCCGCCAGAACCGCGTCTCGTCGTAGCCGTGGTGGCGCGCCAGCAGGTCGGCGACGTACCGGAAGACGCCGACGAACAGCGTGCCGACGATGCGGACCGCGAGGGCGGGCGGCGGACTCCGGTGGAGGATGTGGTGTTTGTACCGGTCGTCGTCGCGCAGGTCCGTCGGGAGGTGTTCGAGCAGTTCGGGGAAGTCCCGGTCCACGATGCCCACCTCGTCCACGAAGTCCTTGATGGCGACCCGCACCGGCAGTCCGTCCTCGTGGACGAGGACGACGTTCGTGCCGTGGGGCATGAACACCACGCCGTACTTGTAGAGGTAGTGGAGAATCGGTTCGAGCAGGACCGACAGCAGTTCGTCGAGCCACGCCTCCAGCGACAGGCCCGAGCGCTCCACGAGTTTCGAGACGACCGGCGTCCCGTCGAAGTCCTCGTGGTAGAGCGCCGCGAGCGTCAGCGGTTCGCCCGACGGGAGGAGCGACGTGACGCTCTCGCGCCAGACGCAGGCCAGCAGTTCGTGGTACTGATACGGCGCGTTCTCTAACTGGCTGAGTTTCGGATGCTCGTAGTTGACGCTGGCGACCTCGCCGGGGAGCAACACCCCGAGGTCGTCGCGCAGGAACGCGTCGTCGTCTCGAACCGATTTGACGAACTCGGTCACGCCCGGCGCGGCCTCGGCCTGCTCGCCCAAGATGCCCCGGTAGACGTTCGTGTTCAACACCCGTATCGGCAGTTTTACGTGGTGTTTGTCCGAGTTCGTGACGTTCGAGAAGGTCCGTATCGACTGCTGTGGGAGGTAGTCGTCCGATGCGGTTCCGAGCGGAACGAGCGCGTCCGTGGCGATGTCCTCGGCGAACAGTTGGACGATGCTGTCGTTCCACTGCCAGTCGTGAACCGGCAGGAGGTGGTAGTTCGCCGGGTCGAGTCCGTCGTCGGCGAGTCGGTCCTGGAACCGGTCGTAGTCGTCGCCGAGTTCCGCCCGGAGGAACCGCTCGCGGTCGAGTCCGCCGACCGACGAGAACACCGCCCTGTCCTTGCGCGCCGCGACCCACGACAACTGTTGGGATTGCTTGGACTCGGGAGCGTACTGGCGGTAGTCCTCGTAGTCGAACCCGACCCGGCCCTTGTTGTAGGTGTACCACGGGTGGCCCTCCATCTCCCCCTCGATGCTCGCGTAGGGGAGCGAGAGAAGCGATTCGTCGGTTCGCTCGGTCTTTCGGGCGCGGATGTGGGCGTTCGCGACGAGCGTGTTGTCGAACTCTCGGACGAGGTGGGCGGCGGTCGATTCGGCGACCCCGATGTACTCGCGGGCGTCGAGCAGGAACTGAACCGGGTCGGTGGCGCGACGCCAGTCCCCGCGGTTCTCGCGGCGATGTATCGACTCGCGCCGAACTCGATAACTGTCGAGGGGCCGCGATTGGGCGTCGAACCGATACTCCACCTCGTCGCTCAATCGGAGGTGATAGCGGTTCCACCTGTCGTCGGGTTCGTCGTCGTCGGCCGGGACGGTATCGATCTTTGCGGGGACGAGTACGTCCTCGAACATGAACTCCGCGAACACTTTCTGGAGGAGGTCTTTCTGCACGTCCGTCCAGATTTCCTCGCGGAGCGCGTCCGTAACTCCATCAACGCGGTCCATGCTACGCCTCCGGCGACGCCGACGATTGTCCATGCGGTCCGATTCGGCACCACTCGCGGTGTTGCGATTGCCCTGCCATTGGTTTTTTGGCTAGCCTAAAAGTATATAATTCTTCGGTTCGAGACTCGATACACGGCGCGACCGTTTTCCAAGCGACGGGCTAAATCGGGGCGAGAGCTTGTAAATCTGGACTCTGGCGACAGTACGGGTGGGATAAACCCGCTCCCGTCGGGAACGGGAACCCCGTCCGAATCTCTATTTAGGCTGTCCTAAATCACGCTACTTATTAAGTTTTAGGCTAGCCTAAAGAAATGTACCATGCGTGCCACTGTAGACGACCGGCGGGGTTCGCCCGCGCTCGGAGGACCGACCGCGAGAGACAACCGCTCGACGGCGGAGGTGACCGCCGAATGACGACCGTGGGCGAATACTGCGAGACGCCCGCCGAACACGCCGAGTCGGCGACGCTCCACGCTGTTTTGAACTGTTACCTGCGCGAGACCGACGCCGGAACGTACGAAGCGACCGCACCGTCCGGTATCGACGCGCCGGACGGTGTCGTCCGACTCGAACTTCCCGAACAGGACGCGACGGTGGTCGCCCCGCTCCGGTACCGGTCGGCGACCGGACGCCACCTCTTCGAACTTCCCGCGTACACCCTCGACGGGGAGTCGCCGACCTCGCTCGACGCCGGGACGCTCGCGGCGCTCGTGCGCCGCGAACTCGCGCTTGGAACGCCGGGCGCGGACCTGACGGAGGGGACCGACCTGCTCCGGCGGGTCTTCGCGTCCCGTCGGGCCACCGAGCGGTTCGTCCGGGACCGCGAGTGGGACATTCCCGCCGACCTCGCACCCGAGTTCATCGAGACCGAGCAGTCGCTGGTCTACGGCCACCAGATGCACCCGACGCCCAAGAGCCGCGAGGGAGTCGCCGACCACGAGGTGCCGACCTACGCTCCCGAACTCGGCGGCGAGTTCCGCCTGCGGTACTTCGCCGCGGACCCGGCCGTCGTCACCGACCTGTCGGCGCGTCCGGAGAGCGCCGCCGAGTGGGTCGCGTCCGCGCTCCGCGAGAGTGACGCCGACCTGCCGCCGGAGGCCGCCGACGCGCTCAACGCGGGTCGGGTCCTCGTCCCGACCCACCCGTGGCAGGCCGACTACCTCGCCGCCGAACCGCACGTCGAGGCGGCGCTGAAGTCCGGTCGCCTCGACGACCTCGGGCAGTTCGGGCCGACGTTCTACCCGACTTCCTCGGTTCGGACGCTCTGGAGTCCGGACGCGCCCTTCATGGTCAAGGGGTCGCTCGCGGTCCAGATTACCAACTCCGAGCGCACGACCAAGCGGGCGGAACTCCGTCAGGGCGTCCTCGCCTCCCGCCTCGTGGACGCCGAGTTCGGCGACCTGCTGGCCGAGCGGTTCCCGCGGTTCACCATCGTGGAGGACCCGGCGGCGCTCGCGCTCGACATCGGGGAGGATTCCGAGTCCGGGTTCGAGACGGTCCTGCGCGAGAACCCCTTCCGCGGCGCGGACGCCGAGCGAGTCGCGCCCGTCGCGGCGCTCTGTCAGGACCGACCGGACGGTCCCTCCCTGCTCGCGCGCGTCGTCCGGCGACTCGCCGCCGACGAGGGCCGACCGGAAGAAGAGGCGGCCCGCGAGTGGTTCCGGAAGTATCTCGCGGTGACACTCCGCCCGACGCTCTGGTCGTACTTCGAACTCGGCGTCGGGTTCGAGGCCCACCAGCAGAACACGCTGGTCGAACTCGACAGCGACGGCTGGCCGACTGCGGGCTACTACCGGGACAACGAGGGGTTCTACTTCCCCGAGTCGAGATACGACCGAGTCGAGGAGTGGGTCCCCGGACTCCGCGAGCAGGTCGATATGGTCTGTGCCGACGACGTGGCCGACGAGTGTATTCGGTACTACACCGTCGTCAACAACGCCTTCGGCGTTGTGAACGCCCTCGGCGTCGCGGGACTCACCGACGAGACGGCGCTCCTCGAAGACCTCCGGGCGGAACTGTCGTCGCTCGCGGAGTACGAACCGCCCGAGTCGTCGCTCGTCTCGGCGCTCCTCGAACGCCGTCGGATTCCCTGCAAGGCGAACCTCCTCACCCGGTTCGAGGGCCGCGACGAGTTGGCCTTCGACCTCGAAAACGAGTCGGTCTACGTCGATATCGACAACCCGCTCGTGACGCGACTCGACGCGGCCAGCGGGAGGGAGGACCGATGATTGGCGACATCGACCGCCCCGACGACGAGCAGTTGCGCGCCCTAGAGCGAGTTGACCCGAACGAACTCGGCCATCACAAACACTTCGGCCACTCCTCGCCGGAGATTCAGTTCATGGGCACCGCTCCGTCGGGTGAACTGGTCGGAACGGCGGTGACCGTCAGGATTCCGCCGGTCGATGGGACGATGGTACACAAAGCAATCGAACTGGCCGGGCCGACCGATGTTCTCGTCATCGAGATGGGCGGCCACGAGACGAACGCACCGTGGGGTGCGGTCACGACCCACGCGGCCGTCGCTAACGGCGCGAGAGGCGTCGTCATCGACGGTGCCGTGACCGACACCGCCGAGATAACCGAGGTCGGGTTCCCCGTCTTCGCGCGGGCGCGGACCAACAGAACGGTCCAGCGCCTGAGCGAGAGTTTGGGCGGCGACGTTAACGTCCCGGTGCAGGTCGGCGGCGCGGTGGTCCGGCCGGGAGATGTCGCCATCGGCAACGACGACGGAGTGGTGTTCGTCCCGCGCGAAGAAATCGACGAGACCGTCGGGCGCTACGCGCGGGGCGACGGTGCGGAAGCCGAACTCATCGAGCGCCTGTACGACGGCGAGTCGCTGGCGGACATCTCAGGCGCGAACGACCGAATCGCCGAACTGGAAGACGGACGCTGAGAGACGCCTCGCGGTAAGTTTCCCCCTCTATTTTTTACAGTCGCGGGTCGGGCAGACGGCGAGACTGCTCACCGAGCGCCGTCGGTCGCCAGCGGATTCTGCACCGTCGTCCGTCGGTAGTTGTCTTCGTCGCGGAACCACGTCTCGGTCATCGACATGTGTCCGATTCGGTCGGCGAACAGCGACTCGCGGTCCGACCGAACGCGCGACTCGGGCACGCTGTCGTCCGCGGCGAGTCGCTCGAAGACGCGCTCGCACCGCTCGCGGACCAGCGACCAGCAGTCCCCTGCGGCGACGGGTTCGGTCTCCGACAGTCGCCCGATTAGCTCGCCGAGGTGGTGCTGGACCAGCGTGTTCCAGAGTTCCCCGCGGACGACCGCCGGGTCGTCGGCGTACACCTCCGACCCCGGATAGGGTTCGATTTCCCTGTCTGCGAGTCGCGGTTGGTGTATCCGGACCGCCCCGAAGTCGCTCATCAGCGAGGCGGTCGGACGCCCCTCGTCAAAGACCACGTAGTTGTTCTGGAGGTGCGCTTCGAGTCCGACGCCGTATTTCACGAGCAGCGAGAGCGGTCCCGGAACGACGGCGTCGAGGTACTCCCGGAGGAACGACTCGACCGCTGCCGGTCGCTCGGTGTGACCGGTTTGGGAGGCGTAGGCGTCCAGCATCGCCGACAGCACCGACTGCTCGCCGTCCGGCGGGCGCGCCAGTAGGCTCGCGGCCGTCACGACCGCCTCGTCGTCGCTCACCAACTCGTGCGTCGTCGGGCGCTGACGGACCAGCGCCGAGAGGTTGCGAACGTCGTCGTAGCCGTCTCCCTCGACGTGCGGACCGTCCGGCGGGTGGTAACACGTCGAGGCGAGTTCCTGGAGGACGCCGAACGAGCGGAACGATTCGCGCTCGCAGAGCGAGCGCAGTAGCGCCGACGCTCGCGGTCCGGTTATCGCGGCCTGCGGCGAGAGCGTTCGGACGGAACTGGTCGTCAGCACGTTCAGTGCCAGTTTGAGGTGCGGCGGCGTCTCCCCGCTCGTCCCCGACGTGTGGGGCGACACGGTCCGGAGCGAGAGCAACGGCGTCGCTGGCCGAGTGTAGTCCGACACCGGAACGACGACTCCGGCGCGGCGCGCGTCGGCGTATCGGTCGTGGACGACGGTCCGGAACTGCCACGGGTGGACGACGACGACGGCGTACTCGCCGACGGAATCGGGCACGGCGTCGGCAACCGCCGCCCGGAGACCGGAGAACTGCTCGTACAGTCGGTCGGTCAGCGTCAGGTCGCCGACCGACTCCTCGCGGGCGCGGTCCCGCCGGACGGCGACGAACCGGAGCGGAATCTCGTCGGTGAACTCGGGCGCGAACGAGAGCGCGTCGGTCGGCGAGAGGTTCCGGCGGGTCTTCGCTCCGGGATGGAGCGGGTGGCCGCTCACGGTGAGTCGGTCGAACGGGGCGCTCGCTTCCGCCGCCGGACAGTCGGGCGCGTCGGTCGGGCGCGGCGCGCCGTCGAACCCCTGCCACAGAACGCGCCGGGCGAGCGTGGCGAGCGCGAGGTTGGCCGCGCTATCCCCGAGGTTCGCGCGACACTCCTCGGCCGCCGTCGGCGTCGGGAAGAACCCCTCGCGGTCGAGCATCGTGACGAGCGTATCCGGCGACCCCACCGGAGTCGCGGAGTCGGGACCGCACCGGACCGCCCAGTCCCCGAACCGGAATCGGTCGAACGCGCGGCGCGCGACCACGGGGACCGCGACCAGCGCGTCGGACGCCGGAAACGGGACGAGTAACACTTGCTCGGCGTCGCCGAGGTCGGGAACGCGGCGGCGGAGCGTTGGCCAGTCCATCGACGCCAGCAGGCTACCGGGACCGTCCGGGAGCGTCGGGTCGTCGGTCCCGACCGTTATCGGCGTCGGCGCGCCGTCGGGGGTCTCGCGGGCCAGTCCGCCGAGGACTCGGAAGCAGATGGCCTGCCGGGCCGACGCGACCGCGTGGAGATACGCCTCGTCGCCCGGCGTGCCGAGGTCGTGCTGTTCGGCGTAGTACGCGCCCGCCGCCGTCGCAGTCCGCTCGGCGTCGGTCAACTCCGCGTGGCTAATCGGCGGCGGTCCGTCCGGTCGAGGTGGGGCTTGGCGTCTGGTCATGGTTCCGTGTCGTCGCTGGGTCGTCGGGGTCTCATCCTTGAAGCGTCGCCTCCGCGGCCGTGATAGTTCGCGCGCGATTCCGCACCGCGTCCAGTACGTCGCCAACGTCGCCGACCGTCGTCTTGGGGTTCAACAGCGTGAGTTTCAGACTGGTCGTCCCCTCGACCTCGGTGCGGCCGACCACGGCGTCGCCGCTCCGGAGCAACGCCTCACGTATCGCGGCGTTGAGTCGCCCTGCGCGCTCGTCGCCGACGCCCTCGGGGCGATACCGGAAGACGACCGCGTTGAGCGTCGGGTCGTTCAGCACCTCGAAATCCGGCGCGTCGGCGAGCATGGCGGCCGCGTCGTCGGCGAGGTCGAGCGTGGACTCGACCAGTTCGGCGAGTCGTTCCCGGCCGAGCGCCCGGAACGTGACGTAGGGTTTGAGCGCGTCGAACCGGCGGGTGGTCTGGACCGACTTCGAGACGAGGTTCGGCGCGTCGAGGTCGCCCTCCTCGGGGTTGAGATACTCGGCCGACCGCTCGATGAGGTCGAAGCGGTCGCCGTCTCCGAGCAGGAGCGCGCCGCAACTGATGGGCTGGTAGAACAGCTTGTGGAAATCGACCGCCAGCGAGTCGGCGCGCTCGATTCCGGCAAGCTTCTCGCGGTGGGTCGGCGAGAGCGCGAGCGCCCCGCCGTAGGCCGCGTCCACATGGAACCAGAGACCGTGTTCCGCGGCGCGGTCCGCAAGCGCGTCGAGCGGGTCGATGCTCCCGAAGTCGGTCGTTCCGGCGGTCCCGACCAGCGCGAACGGGTCCTCGTCGCGCTCCCGGAGGTCCGCGAGCGTCGCGTCCAGCGCGTCGGGGTCCATCCGGTATCCGTCGTCGGTTGGGACGGTCACGACCGCGTTCTCCCCGAGACCGAGGTGGGCGGCGGCCTGCTCGGCGGTGAAGTGGGCGGCCTCCGAGCAGAGGATACGCATGGCCTTGGCACGGTGGGGCAAGCCCGTCTCTTTTACCCGGCGACCGTACCGCTCGCGGGCGAACCAGTTGCGGGCCAGCAATAGCGCCTGAAAGTTCGACTGGGTGCCGCCACTGGTGAACACGCCGTCGCCGCCGGGACCGTAGCCGAACAACTCGCAGAGCTGTTCGACCATCCGGCGCTCGACGTGGGTCGCGGCGGGACTCTGGTCCCACGAGTCCAGCGACTGGTTGGTCGCCGCGAGCGCGGTCTCGGCCGCCAAGGCGGGCACCAGCGGCGGGCAGTGGAGATGGGCGACGCATTTCGGGTCGGAGACGCCGACCGAGCGCGACAGGACGCGGTCGGCGACTCCGTTCAGCGTCGCGTCGAGACCCTGCCCTTCGTCGGGAAGACATTCGACCGCCGAGAGTCGGTCGGCGTGGCTCGCGGAACTCTCCCCGGAGTAGGGGGTCGCGTTCTCCGCGAACGCCTCCACGACCGCTTCGCTGGCCCGTTCGACGGCCTCGCGGTAGGCGTCGTTCCCGGCGTCGGTGCCGAGAAACAACTCGTCCGCGCTCGTCATGGCGACCCGCCGGTCTCGTCCGAGACGGCGGCCCGGACCGACTCCCGGAAGATGCGACCGATGTCCTCGATTTGCTCGGCCGACACTATCAGCGGCGGCAGAAACCGGACGGTCGCGCCCTCGCGGCCGCCCCGCTCCACGATGAGACCGCGGTCGAAACACGCCGACTGAATCGCCTCGGCGAGGTCGGGGTCCGGCGGGTGCGAGCCGAGAGCGTCCGGTTCGGCCGCGCTATCGACCATTTCGATCCCGAGCATCAGCCCTCGGCCCCGAACGTCGCCGACCGCGGCGAACTCCTCGGCCGCGGCGTCGAGGTGGTCCCGGAGGCGCGCGCCCATCTCCTCGGCGTGGCT
This genomic stretch from Halorussus pelagicus harbors:
- a CDS encoding IucA/IucC family protein, yielding MTTVGEYCETPAEHAESATLHAVLNCYLRETDAGTYEATAPSGIDAPDGVVRLELPEQDATVVAPLRYRSATGRHLFELPAYTLDGESPTSLDAGTLAALVRRELALGTPGADLTEGTDLLRRVFASRRATERFVRDREWDIPADLAPEFIETEQSLVYGHQMHPTPKSREGVADHEVPTYAPELGGEFRLRYFAADPAVVTDLSARPESAAEWVASALRESDADLPPEAADALNAGRVLVPTHPWQADYLAAEPHVEAALKSGRLDDLGQFGPTFYPTSSVRTLWSPDAPFMVKGSLAVQITNSERTTKRAELRQGVLASRLVDAEFGDLLAERFPRFTIVEDPAALALDIGEDSESGFETVLRENPFRGADAERVAPVAALCQDRPDGPSLLARVVRRLAADEGRPEEEAAREWFRKYLAVTLRPTLWSYFELGVGFEAHQQNTLVELDSDGWPTAGYYRDNEGFYFPESRYDRVEEWVPGLREQVDMVCADDVADECIRYYTVVNNAFGVVNALGVAGLTDETALLEDLRAELSSLAEYEPPESSLVSALLERRRIPCKANLLTRFEGRDELAFDLENESVYVDIDNPLVTRLDAASGREDR
- a CDS encoding IucA/IucC family protein, with amino-acid sequence MTRRQAPPRPDGPPPISHAELTDAERTATAAGAYYAEQHDLGTPGDEAYLHAVASARQAICFRVLGGLARETPDGAPTPITVGTDDPTLPDGPGSLLASMDWPTLRRRVPDLGDAEQVLLVPFPASDALVAVPVVARRAFDRFRFGDWAVRCGPDSATPVGSPDTLVTMLDREGFFPTPTAAEECRANLGDSAANLALATLARRVLWQGFDGAPRPTDAPDCPAAEASAPFDRLTVSGHPLHPGAKTRRNLSPTDALSFAPEFTDEIPLRFVAVRRDRAREESVGDLTLTDRLYEQFSGLRAAVADAVPDSVGEYAVVVVHPWQFRTVVHDRYADARRAGVVVPVSDYTRPATPLLSLRTVSPHTSGTSGETPPHLKLALNVLTTSSVRTLSPQAAITGPRASALLRSLCERESFRSFGVLQELASTCYHPPDGPHVEGDGYDDVRNLSALVRQRPTTHELVSDDEAVVTAASLLARPPDGEQSVLSAMLDAYASQTGHTERPAAVESFLREYLDAVVPGPLSLLVKYGVGLEAHLQNNYVVFDEGRPTASLMSDFGAVRIHQPRLADREIEPYPGSEVYADDPAVVRGELWNTLVQHHLGELIGRLSETEPVAAGDCWSLVRERCERVFERLAADDSVPESRVRSDRESLFADRIGHMSMTETWFRDEDNYRRTTVQNPLATDGAR
- a CDS encoding pyridoxal phosphate-dependent decarboxylase family protein; this translates as MTSADELFLGTDAGNDAYREAVERASEAVVEAFAENATPYSGESSASHADRLSAVECLPDEGQGLDATLNGVADRVLSRSVGVSDPKCVAHLHCPPLVPALAAETALAATNQSLDSWDQSPAATHVERRMVEQLCELFGYGPGGDGVFTSGGTQSNFQALLLARNWFARERYGRRVKETGLPHRAKAMRILCSEAAHFTAEQAAAHLGLGENAVVTVPTDDGYRMDPDALDATLADLRERDEDPFALVGTAGTTDFGSIDPLDALADRAAEHGLWFHVDAAYGGALALSPTHREKLAGIERADSLAVDFHKLFYQPISCGALLLGDGDRFDLIERSAEYLNPEEGDLDAPNLVSKSVQTTRRFDALKPYVTFRALGRERLAELVESTLDLADDAAAMLADAPDFEVLNDPTLNAVVFRYRPEGVGDERAGRLNAAIREALLRSGDAVVGRTEVEGTTSLKLTLLNPKTTVGDVGDVLDAVRNRARTITAAEATLQG
- a CDS encoding RraA family protein, whose amino-acid sequence is MIGDIDRPDDEQLRALERVDPNELGHHKHFGHSSPEIQFMGTAPSGELVGTAVTVRIPPVDGTMVHKAIELAGPTDVLVIEMGGHETNAPWGAVTTHAAVANGARGVVIDGAVTDTAEITEVGFPVFARARTNRTVQRLSESLGGDVNVPVQVGGAVVRPGDVAIGNDDGVVFVPREEIDETVGRYARGDGAEAELIERLYDGESLADISGANDRIAELEDGR
- a CDS encoding IucA/IucC family protein; its protein translation is MDRVDGVTDALREEIWTDVQKDLLQKVFAEFMFEDVLVPAKIDTVPADDDEPDDRWNRYHLRLSDEVEYRFDAQSRPLDSYRVRRESIHRRENRGDWRRATDPVQFLLDAREYIGVAESTAAHLVREFDNTLVANAHIRARKTERTDESLLSLPYASIEGEMEGHPWYTYNKGRVGFDYEDYRQYAPESKQSQQLSWVAARKDRAVFSSVGGLDRERFLRAELGDDYDRFQDRLADDGLDPANYHLLPVHDWQWNDSIVQLFAEDIATDALVPLGTASDDYLPQQSIRTFSNVTNSDKHHVKLPIRVLNTNVYRGILGEQAEAAPGVTEFVKSVRDDDAFLRDDLGVLLPGEVASVNYEHPKLSQLENAPYQYHELLACVWRESVTSLLPSGEPLTLAALYHEDFDGTPVVSKLVERSGLSLEAWLDELLSVLLEPILHYLYKYGVVFMPHGTNVVLVHEDGLPVRVAIKDFVDEVGIVDRDFPELLEHLPTDLRDDDRYKHHILHRSPPPALAVRIVGTLFVGVFRYVADLLARHHGYDETRFWRQVRSAVESYHDRFPELSERFELFDLFKPRFTNYCLNRNRMVDYGYDDTSTRPKVRSHGSIANPLHEVGEE